The following are encoded in a window of Salinibacter ruber DSM 13855 genomic DNA:
- a CDS encoding BamA/OMP85 family outer membrane protein: MSAASDAGRPLVLLLLVLLAGWAVGPPRTLAQAPLRAADVNTSVQEVSFRFVDQQTFDPDRLREQIGTVGPGTLTRLRNRLSFLPGLQTNYPAFDPVMLQKDVVRLRQFYRQNGFPSPDIDYPASQLDSSRNRIHVIFTIREGPSLQIRTVDFLEAASRAPFEPTLPEDLRGDWAAFRRGEVGAGGRYTDFERTQIEDEVQGWLRDHGFAFARVRSSASIDTTAYAADLRFLVDPGPRAVFSDIRVEGNESVDRSIILRELPFSVGDRFSADAVTEGQQKLFDLSLFRVALADVPSQPRDSTATVRYRVRERALRSYSGQVGYDTRSGVTADGSWRHRNFYGNARTFLVNLTAETGYPENVPEFLPGFLARSSSQELSRRFRASVTLRQPFLLSEDVSGSLSPFVQERLNPALAPNPSRPLDLNERQFGLESTLVYDFLPYRTLSLQHSVSRTQQFLVSGAENPNRTNGALTGEDDLFNKSIFTLNGTFGDADDFLNPTTGYIIRPTIQLGGVFLRSGVEFAQVSTELSGYLPVSSYVELAGRVFAGSTWPFGESLDNLTLPASPSDAARRENLIYQNRFSDNFFYAGGGSDVRGWASRLAGGKVLRKSSVLREGFAYRPIGARSKVGLSLEARFPLPGLGASWRTAAFLDGAYVTSGALDLTPPANAPSIISGPDGTPVRTDPSQVLVGTGAGLRYETSFGFLRIDLAYKLTPDALDLRAAEDVGRNATAEAPMPLSEVDTRTLRRFRVHFGIGRSF; the protein is encoded by the coding sequence TTGTCGGCCGCTTCGGACGCCGGGCGGCCCCTCGTGCTGTTGCTGCTTGTGCTGCTCGCCGGCTGGGCTGTGGGCCCGCCCCGGACCCTCGCTCAAGCCCCGCTCCGCGCCGCCGATGTCAATACGTCGGTCCAGGAGGTGTCCTTCCGGTTTGTGGACCAGCAGACCTTCGACCCGGATCGGCTTCGGGAACAGATCGGCACCGTGGGCCCCGGGACCCTCACGCGCCTGCGCAACCGCCTTTCGTTCCTTCCGGGCCTGCAGACGAACTATCCGGCCTTCGACCCGGTGATGCTCCAGAAGGACGTCGTTCGTCTGCGGCAGTTTTACCGGCAGAACGGGTTTCCGTCCCCGGACATCGACTATCCAGCCTCCCAGCTCGATTCCTCGCGCAACCGGATCCACGTCATCTTCACCATTCGGGAGGGGCCCTCTCTCCAGATCCGTACCGTCGACTTCCTGGAGGCCGCGAGCCGGGCTCCGTTCGAGCCGACCCTGCCCGAGGACCTGCGGGGCGACTGGGCGGCGTTTCGGCGCGGCGAGGTGGGCGCCGGCGGACGGTACACCGACTTCGAGCGGACCCAAATCGAGGACGAGGTGCAGGGATGGCTCCGGGACCACGGGTTTGCGTTCGCCCGGGTCCGCTCGTCCGCTTCGATCGACACGACCGCGTACGCCGCGGACCTGCGCTTCCTGGTCGACCCGGGGCCCCGTGCCGTGTTTTCCGACATCCGGGTGGAAGGCAACGAGTCGGTCGACCGCTCCATCATTCTCCGGGAGCTGCCGTTTTCCGTGGGCGACCGGTTTTCCGCCGACGCCGTGACGGAGGGACAGCAGAAGCTGTTCGACCTGAGCCTCTTCCGCGTGGCCCTGGCCGACGTGCCGAGCCAGCCCCGCGACAGCACGGCCACGGTTCGGTATCGGGTCCGAGAACGCGCGCTTCGGAGCTACTCCGGCCAGGTCGGGTACGACACGCGCTCGGGGGTGACGGCAGACGGAAGCTGGCGCCACCGCAACTTCTACGGCAACGCCCGCACCTTCCTGGTCAACCTGACCGCCGAGACCGGATACCCCGAAAACGTGCCGGAATTTCTGCCCGGGTTCCTGGCCCGGTCGTCGTCGCAGGAGCTGAGCCGACGGTTTCGGGCGTCGGTCACCCTCCGCCAGCCGTTCCTCTTGTCGGAGGACGTCTCCGGGTCGCTCTCGCCATTCGTTCAGGAACGCCTGAACCCCGCCCTCGCCCCGAACCCGTCCCGCCCCTTGGACCTCAACGAGCGCCAGTTCGGGCTCGAATCCACACTGGTGTACGACTTCCTGCCGTACCGCACCCTCTCGTTGCAACACTCGGTGTCTCGCACCCAGCAGTTTCTGGTCTCGGGGGCGGAAAATCCGAACCGCACAAACGGGGCCCTCACCGGCGAGGACGACCTGTTCAACAAGAGCATTTTCACGTTGAACGGGACGTTCGGCGACGCGGATGATTTCCTGAATCCGACGACAGGATACATCATCCGGCCTACGATTCAGCTGGGCGGGGTCTTTCTGCGGTCCGGGGTCGAATTCGCGCAGGTGAGCACTGAACTGAGCGGATACCTTCCGGTGTCCTCGTACGTGGAACTGGCGGGCCGTGTCTTCGCCGGGTCGACCTGGCCGTTCGGGGAGAGCCTCGACAACTTGACCCTGCCCGCCAGCCCCTCCGACGCGGCCCGACGCGAAAACCTGATCTACCAGAACCGCTTCTCGGATAACTTTTTCTACGCGGGGGGCGGAAGCGACGTCCGGGGATGGGCCTCGCGCCTGGCGGGCGGCAAGGTGCTGCGGAAATCGAGTGTCCTCCGCGAAGGCTTTGCGTACCGCCCGATCGGGGCCCGGAGCAAGGTGGGCTTGAGCCTGGAAGCCCGGTTCCCGCTTCCCGGCCTCGGGGCAAGCTGGCGCACCGCCGCGTTTCTCGACGGCGCCTACGTCACGTCGGGCGCGCTCGACCTCACGCCCCCGGCCAACGCCCCGTCCATTATTTCGGGCCCGGACGGGACCCCGGTCCGCACGGATCCGTCGCAGGTCCTGGTGGGAACCGGGGCCGGCCTCCGCTACGAGACCTCGTTCGGGTTCCTCCGGATCGACCTCGCGTACAAGCTGACCCCCGACGCGTTGGACCTGCGGGCGGCGGAGGACGTCGGCCGGAACGCAACGGCGGAGGCCCCGATGCCGCTGTCGGAGGTCGACACGCGCACCCTGCGCCGGTTCCGCGTTCACTTCGGCATCGGCCGGTCGTTCTGA
- a CDS encoding YihY/virulence factor BrkB family protein, translating to MPAWSDLPVSVRETASSLWTDVVYYAVGLYLELSEKHVFLWAQAIAFKVLVTIVPIVILATGVVGRVLQGKDAFTAVTRFIRELLPGSQSQQLIDFLTQLQDASATIVGIGGIGLFLSAMSLFITLRIAVSNAFEQDWHQERSLLWGYLFDVRMVIQVGGLFLMTVGLSVSLPSFVNEVIIGQFLGSEQWAQWLWGRAIWITGLLLPLLLTTTMFFQLYYLVPQPSPRKRSALAGALLAAVLWETAKQAFTFYATYVGYGTGTEALGSTFGLIVAFVFWVYFSGVVLMIGAVVASLQEHRHVTAGELPGTELPAQLGLSPQAGAEADAAGPDASETETDGSAAPFSPPRTSASESPATGSSTSSPPSAS from the coding sequence ATGCCCGCCTGGTCCGACCTTCCGGTGTCCGTACGGGAGACAGCATCGTCCCTCTGGACGGACGTGGTGTATTACGCCGTCGGTCTGTACCTGGAGCTCTCGGAGAAGCACGTCTTCCTGTGGGCCCAGGCCATTGCCTTCAAGGTGCTGGTCACGATCGTCCCCATCGTGATCCTCGCCACCGGCGTCGTGGGCCGCGTGCTACAGGGAAAGGATGCCTTTACGGCCGTCACGCGGTTTATCCGGGAGCTCCTTCCGGGCAGCCAGAGCCAGCAGCTCATCGACTTCCTGACCCAGCTTCAAGATGCCAGTGCGACAATCGTGGGCATCGGAGGAATCGGCTTGTTTCTGTCGGCGATGTCGCTCTTCATCACGCTGCGAATCGCGGTCAGCAACGCCTTCGAGCAGGACTGGCACCAGGAGCGCTCTCTTCTCTGGGGCTACCTGTTCGACGTACGGATGGTCATTCAGGTCGGGGGGCTCTTCCTCATGACCGTCGGGCTCTCGGTGTCGCTTCCATCGTTTGTGAACGAGGTGATCATTGGGCAGTTTTTGGGCTCCGAGCAGTGGGCACAGTGGCTGTGGGGACGGGCCATCTGGATTACCGGCCTTCTGCTTCCGCTTCTGCTCACGACCACCATGTTTTTTCAGCTCTACTACCTGGTGCCGCAGCCGTCCCCCCGAAAGCGGAGTGCCCTCGCGGGGGCCCTCCTCGCCGCGGTGCTCTGGGAGACGGCCAAGCAGGCCTTTACCTTCTACGCGACCTACGTCGGGTACGGGACCGGGACCGAGGCATTGGGAAGCACGTTCGGGCTGATCGTTGCATTTGTGTTTTGGGTGTACTTTTCCGGCGTGGTGCTGATGATTGGGGCCGTCGTGGCGTCGCTGCAGGAGCACCGGCACGTGACCGCCGGGGAGCTGCCGGGAACGGAGTTGCCGGCCCAGTTGGGCCTGTCGCCCCAGGCCGGTGCGGAGGCGGACGCCGCGGGGCCGGACGCCTCCGAGACGGAAACAGACGGTTCCGCCGCCCCCTTCTCTCCGCCCCGCACGTCCGCCTCAGAATCGCCCGCCACGGGCTCCTCAACCTCATCCCCCCCGTCAGCCTCGTAG
- a CDS encoding putative porin codes for MLSALRLVLRLPFGPVLVVGVALGAALMPVRGARAQTDTTDAAPPDTLRRPPADTAGSRRPSDTTGARPESLRPLPDPPPLYGRVRSDSLPGRRPHVSVEMMLAEQPGSFLYDLGEYGWPHGWSPRGLSPHRVHLWSDGFPLDDPLTGRARFELLPPSFVGPPRTGLDPGGGAVGVHTAWRNYAPKRPITELRYRFDRDGLHAIEVGHSQKRRLDLFGRPGVLHLTFGYGGRKADGIYNGSALRTERRIWGRLRYLTNDWTVELSDRATRYRIGAHGGATPRSGLSIYALPLAAANVRRPDDRRKTTRNDLTARLQGPLVPGLSRPTTVAARWTSHTFDFRSTGGEADTTWAVPVTGGHVRARQSLRAGPHHLTAHLRGSLWRVGDTNLPALDGRRGAAHVLLQDSLRLGRSDLMLNVGGHLTSQQRYPSVTARIRHPAGPVRLSAFVRATGQRSAWIEDDGFASHVQPLSAERGGIADRLLEGTVGARTQVGPFNLGVTGFAHRIRNAVDLYAVASGDSVATTITNQAAARQTSSPVHRVGATASLGWREDARRGLYATGHGTLLQTLNADASPLHARLAQTLPTAFGRARLGARFVLFNDLVTDLYVQGRGWGVMNSRWFHPPTGRLVVPPRTSALPATSGGRIGPSGTVDVRAEVQFRSATLFFTFQNVQAGTQLQPGTFVTPVYPLPPQQFRFGVFWPIFN; via the coding sequence ATGCTTTCCGCCCTCCGCCTGGTTTTGCGCCTGCCGTTCGGTCCCGTTCTCGTCGTGGGCGTGGCGCTGGGGGCCGCGCTGATGCCGGTCCGGGGCGCACGGGCACAGACGGACACGACCGACGCCGCCCCCCCGGATACGCTCCGGCGCCCCCCTGCCGACACCGCCGGGTCCCGCCGTCCGTCCGACACGACCGGGGCCCGCCCGGAATCGCTGCGCCCCCTGCCGGACCCGCCGCCGCTGTACGGCCGCGTGCGCTCCGACTCCCTCCCGGGCCGGCGTCCCCACGTGAGCGTGGAGATGATGCTCGCCGAGCAGCCGGGGTCCTTTCTCTACGACCTTGGGGAGTACGGGTGGCCCCACGGGTGGAGCCCGCGCGGCCTGTCCCCCCACCGCGTCCACCTCTGGTCGGACGGCTTTCCGCTTGACGACCCCCTCACGGGCCGCGCTCGGTTTGAGCTGCTGCCGCCCTCCTTTGTGGGCCCGCCCCGCACGGGCCTCGATCCGGGGGGCGGCGCCGTCGGCGTGCACACCGCATGGCGGAACTACGCCCCCAAACGGCCGATCACCGAGCTGCGGTACCGGTTCGACCGGGACGGGCTGCACGCGATCGAGGTCGGACACTCCCAGAAGCGTCGCCTCGACCTCTTCGGGCGGCCCGGGGTGCTCCACCTGACGTTCGGGTACGGCGGCCGGAAGGCCGACGGGATCTACAACGGCAGCGCCCTGCGGACCGAGCGGCGCATCTGGGGACGCCTGCGCTACCTCACAAACGACTGGACCGTCGAGCTGTCGGACCGGGCGACGCGCTACCGCATCGGCGCCCACGGCGGCGCCACCCCGCGCTCCGGGCTCTCGATCTACGCCCTCCCCCTCGCGGCCGCCAACGTCCGCCGGCCGGACGATCGGCGCAAGACGACACGCAATGACCTGACGGCCCGTCTGCAGGGGCCGCTGGTGCCGGGGTTGTCCCGCCCGACGACCGTGGCGGCCCGATGGACCTCCCACACCTTCGATTTCCGCTCCACCGGGGGCGAGGCCGACACGACCTGGGCCGTCCCGGTGACCGGCGGGCACGTCCGGGCCCGGCAGTCGCTGCGGGCCGGGCCCCACCACCTGACGGCACACCTCCGCGGGTCCCTATGGCGGGTCGGCGACACCAACCTGCCGGCCCTCGACGGACGCCGGGGCGCCGCCCACGTTCTTCTTCAAGACTCCCTTCGCCTGGGGCGGTCCGACCTGATGCTCAACGTGGGCGGCCACCTCACGTCCCAGCAGCGCTATCCCTCGGTCACGGCCCGGATCCGGCACCCGGCCGGGCCCGTCCGGCTGTCCGCCTTCGTGAGGGCCACCGGCCAGCGCAGCGCCTGGATTGAGGACGACGGGTTTGCGTCGCACGTCCAGCCCCTGTCCGCGGAGCGCGGCGGGATCGCCGACCGGTTGCTGGAGGGCACCGTCGGGGCTCGCACGCAGGTCGGCCCCTTCAACCTCGGGGTGACCGGGTTTGCCCATCGCATTCGAAATGCCGTCGACCTGTACGCCGTGGCGTCGGGGGACTCTGTGGCGACGACGATCACCAATCAGGCGGCCGCCCGCCAGACGTCGTCCCCCGTCCATCGGGTGGGGGCGACCGCCTCGCTCGGGTGGCGCGAGGACGCGCGGCGGGGCCTGTACGCCACCGGCCACGGCACGCTTCTGCAGACCCTGAACGCCGACGCGTCCCCCCTCCACGCCCGCCTCGCCCAGACCCTGCCCACGGCGTTTGGGCGGGCGCGGCTGGGGGCGCGGTTCGTGCTGTTCAACGACCTGGTGACGGACCTCTACGTGCAGGGCCGGGGATGGGGCGTGATGAACAGCCGGTGGTTTCATCCGCCGACCGGGCGCCTCGTCGTGCCCCCCCGCACCTCCGCCCTCCCCGCGACCTCCGGGGGACGCATCGGGCCGAGCGGAACCGTCGATGTGCGGGCGGAGGTACAGTTTCGCAGCGCGACGCTTTTTTTCACGTTTCAAAACGTGCAGGCCGGCACCCAACTGCAGCCGGGCACCTTCGTGACGCCCGTCTACCCCCTTCCCCCGCAGCAATTCCGGTTCGGCGTATTCTGGCCGATCTTCAACTGA
- a CDS encoding deoxynucleoside kinase, translating into MDDTPADAPESPKHVAISGNIGAGKTALTKVLGEYYGWETVFEQVDDNPYLTDFYNDMRRWSFNLQVFFLSKRFEQLQRIEEGETSVVQDRSIYEDAHIFARNLYEMEHMSARDYDNYTDLFTIMTSYLQPPSLLIYLRASVPTLVDHIQQRGREFESTIRIDYLERLQGHYEEWIENYERGPKLIIDVDELDFVGEEEDRRMVLNQIESRLFGLFPDE; encoded by the coding sequence ATGGACGACACGCCCGCAGACGCCCCCGAATCCCCGAAGCACGTGGCCATCTCCGGCAACATCGGCGCCGGAAAGACGGCCCTCACCAAAGTGCTCGGGGAATACTACGGGTGGGAAACGGTGTTCGAGCAGGTCGACGACAACCCGTACCTTACCGACTTCTACAACGACATGCGCCGGTGGTCCTTCAACCTGCAGGTCTTTTTCCTGTCCAAGCGGTTCGAGCAGCTGCAGCGGATCGAGGAGGGGGAGACGTCCGTCGTGCAGGATCGCTCCATCTACGAGGACGCGCACATTTTTGCCCGGAACCTCTACGAGATGGAGCACATGAGTGCCCGGGACTACGACAATTACACGGACCTGTTCACCATCATGACGTCCTACCTCCAGCCGCCGTCGCTGCTTATCTACCTGCGGGCGTCGGTGCCCACCCTGGTCGATCACATCCAACAGCGCGGCCGGGAGTTCGAGTCGACCATCCGCATCGACTACCTGGAGCGCCTCCAGGGGCACTACGAGGAGTGGATCGAGAACTACGAGCGCGGCCCCAAGCTCATCATCGACGTGGACGAGCTGGATTTCGTGGGGGAGGAGGAGGACCGACGGATGGTGCTGAACCAGATCGAGAGCCGGCTCTTCGGCCTGTTCCCGGACGAATGA
- a CDS encoding CIA30 family protein has translation MTASPLFDFSSPAPDAPDDWRSVDDPVMGGVSESEFVAGEDHAVFTGTVSLDRGGGFASVRAPDGSYDLSGHAGLHLRLRGDGKHYWFTVYTEAGRSVSYRTSLAPPTEWTTLEVPFDTLTPYRRGTEVPDAPSFAPAQVRTMGFLIADEQDGPFRLEVAWIRAGLAPSA, from the coding sequence ATGACCGCGTCCCCCCTGTTCGACTTCTCGTCTCCGGCGCCCGACGCCCCGGACGACTGGCGCAGCGTCGACGACCCGGTGATGGGCGGCGTCTCCGAAAGCGAGTTCGTGGCGGGCGAGGACCATGCCGTCTTCACCGGGACGGTGTCGCTGGACCGCGGCGGGGGCTTTGCCTCGGTGCGCGCGCCGGACGGCTCCTACGACCTGAGCGGCCACGCGGGCCTCCACCTCCGCCTCCGGGGCGACGGGAAGCACTACTGGTTCACGGTGTATACCGAGGCGGGCCGTTCGGTCAGCTACCGGACCTCCCTCGCCCCCCCAACGGAGTGGACCACCCTTGAGGTGCCGTTCGACACCCTGACCCCGTACCGTCGCGGCACCGAGGTCCCGGACGCTCCCTCGTTCGCCCCCGCTCAGGTCCGGACAATGGGGTTCTTGATTGCCGACGAGCAGGACGGCCCGTTTCGGCTGGAGGTGGCCTGGATCCGGGCCGGCCTTGCCCCCTCGGCCTAA
- a CDS encoding aldo/keto reductase: MQSISFENGDEMPMIGLGTWKSPPGEVYEAVTTALEAGYRHVDCAPIYKNETEVGAALSDSFDAGGIRRDDVWVTSKLWNNAHHPDDVRPALEQTLSDLRLDALDLYLIHWPVALQPEVDFPESPDDFVSPEAVPLTETWAAMEALKKDGLVRHIGVSNFSVPNLQMILDAGEVRPEMNQVEMHPYLPQPELVSFAEAHNIPITAYSPLGSGDRPDAMKADDEPTLMANPTINDIADRHGVSPAQVLLQWGVARGTAVIPKSTTPAHIKDNLAAADLDLSADELETIDSLDSKYRYLAGAAWTMEGSPYTQAGLWGEEQIR, translated from the coding sequence ATGCAGTCCATCTCGTTCGAAAACGGCGACGAAATGCCCATGATCGGCCTCGGCACCTGGAAGTCTCCGCCGGGGGAGGTCTACGAGGCCGTGACGACGGCCCTGGAGGCCGGCTACCGACACGTCGACTGCGCCCCCATCTACAAGAACGAGACTGAGGTGGGCGCGGCGCTGAGCGACTCGTTCGACGCGGGGGGGATTCGGCGGGACGACGTGTGGGTCACCTCGAAGCTCTGGAACAACGCCCACCACCCGGACGACGTCCGGCCCGCCCTCGAACAGACCCTTTCGGACCTTCGGCTCGACGCCCTCGACCTGTACCTCATCCACTGGCCGGTGGCCCTGCAGCCCGAAGTGGACTTTCCGGAGTCGCCCGACGACTTCGTGTCGCCGGAGGCGGTGCCGCTGACGGAAACCTGGGCCGCGATGGAGGCCCTCAAGAAAGACGGGCTCGTCCGCCACATCGGCGTCTCGAACTTCAGCGTGCCGAACCTGCAGATGATTTTGGACGCGGGCGAGGTCCGGCCGGAGATGAACCAGGTGGAGATGCACCCCTACCTGCCCCAGCCCGAGCTGGTGTCGTTCGCCGAGGCCCACAACATCCCGATCACCGCCTACTCCCCCCTCGGCTCCGGCGACCGTCCCGACGCCATGAAGGCGGACGACGAGCCGACCCTGATGGCGAATCCCACGATCAACGACATTGCGGACCGCCACGGCGTCTCGCCCGCTCAGGTGCTCCTCCAGTGGGGCGTGGCCCGGGGCACGGCGGTCATTCCGAAGTCGACCACCCCGGCCCACATCAAGGACAACCTGGCCGCCGCGGACCTCGACCTGTCGGCCGACGAGCTCGAAACGATCGACAGTCTCGACTCGAAGTATCGCTACCTCGCCGGCGCCGCCTGGACCATGGAGGGCAGTCCGTACACGCAGGCCGGCCTCTGGGGCGAGGAGCAAATTCGGTAG
- a CDS encoding aminotransferase class V-fold PLP-dependent enzyme → MDLDHLRAETPGTDHVLHFNNAGAALPPQPVLDAQVTHLEREATIGGYEAAAAAEGRLHHTYEAIAQMLGCAPDEVALLENATRAWDMAFYGLSFAPGDRILTSPSAYASNHIACLQVAERTGAAVEVLPHDEQGQVDVDALRSTMDDDVALIALTHVPTNGGLVNPAREVGAVADDADVPFLLDACQSAGQMPLPVDELGCTMLSATGRKYLRGPRGTGFLYVQDDWIERIEPPLLDLHAATWTAPDEYEIHPDARRFENWESHVAGQVALGAAVDYALDQGLDAIFDRNQHLAHALRTRLADVPGVTVHAQGRVRCGITTFSAEQKDASTIQAALRTRDINTSVSPPSSTRLDAEARSLPELVRASVHYYNTEAEIDRFVTALRSVLSS, encoded by the coding sequence ATGGACCTCGATCATCTCCGCGCCGAGACGCCCGGCACCGACCACGTTCTGCACTTCAACAACGCCGGGGCCGCCCTGCCGCCGCAGCCCGTCCTCGACGCGCAGGTCACGCACCTGGAGCGGGAGGCTACTATCGGCGGGTACGAGGCGGCGGCCGCGGCGGAGGGGCGCCTCCACCACACGTACGAGGCCATCGCCCAAATGCTGGGGTGCGCCCCCGACGAGGTGGCCCTCTTGGAGAATGCCACCCGCGCCTGGGACATGGCCTTCTACGGCCTGTCGTTCGCCCCCGGCGACCGCATCCTGACCTCCCCCTCCGCCTATGCAAGCAACCACATCGCCTGCCTGCAGGTGGCGGAGCGGACGGGCGCCGCCGTTGAGGTGCTCCCGCACGACGAGCAGGGCCAAGTGGACGTGGACGCGCTCCGCTCAACGATGGACGACGACGTGGCGTTGATCGCGCTCACCCACGTCCCCACCAACGGCGGGCTCGTAAACCCGGCCCGAGAGGTGGGCGCAGTGGCGGACGACGCCGACGTCCCCTTTCTGCTCGACGCGTGCCAGTCCGCCGGGCAGATGCCGCTGCCGGTCGACGAGCTCGGGTGCACCATGCTCTCGGCCACGGGGCGGAAGTACCTGCGGGGCCCGCGGGGCACCGGCTTCCTGTACGTGCAGGACGACTGGATCGAGCGCATCGAGCCGCCCCTCCTCGACCTCCACGCCGCCACGTGGACCGCCCCCGACGAGTACGAGATTCACCCGGACGCCCGTCGGTTTGAGAACTGGGAAAGCCACGTCGCCGGGCAGGTGGCCCTCGGGGCGGCCGTCGACTACGCCCTCGACCAGGGGCTGGACGCCATCTTCGACCGCAATCAGCACCTGGCCCACGCCCTCCGCACCCGACTGGCCGATGTGCCCGGGGTTACGGTCCACGCCCAGGGGCGCGTCCGGTGCGGCATCACCACATTCAGCGCGGAGCAGAAAGACGCCTCAACGATCCAGGCCGCCCTCCGCACACGGGACATCAACACCTCGGTCTCCCCGCCCAGCTCCACCCGGCTCGACGCCGAGGCGCGGTCGCTCCCAGAGCTCGTCCGGGCGTCGGTCCACTACTACAACACGGAGGCCGAAATTGACCGCTTTGTGACCGCCCTCCGTTCGGTTCTCTCGTCCTGA